In Canis lupus baileyi chromosome X, mCanLup2.hap1, whole genome shotgun sequence, one DNA window encodes the following:
- the LOC140628330 gene encoding small ubiquitin-related modifier 1-like, protein MKNSEAGLKGRQSGPGRASCWSCREESARCRTEGRACRGGPWAKPTAAMEVQEASSSNKDLGGKKEGKYIKLTVVGQDNSEVHFKLKMTTHLKKLKELYCQRVGVTINTLRFLFDGQRIADNHTPKELNMEEDDVIRVYQEQVEDHARI, encoded by the coding sequence ATGAAGAATTCTGAAGCGGGGCTCAAAGGCCGGCAGAGCGGGCCAGGCCGGGCGTCGTGCTGGTCGTGCAGAGAGGAGTCCGCAAGGTGCCGCACCGAGGGTCGTGCCTGCCGAGGGGGACCCTGGGCGAAGCCCACCGCCGCGATGGAGGTCCAGGAGGCAAGCTCTTCCAACAAGGACTTGGggggcaagaaggaaggaaaatacatCAAACTCACAGTCGTTGGACAAGACAACAGTGAGGTTCACTTCAAACTGAAAATGACGACCCATCTGAAGAAACTCAAAGAGTTGTACTGTCAAAGGGTGGGTGTTACCATCAATACGCTCAGGTTTCTCTTTGATGGGCAGAGAATCGCTGATAATCACACCCCAAAAGAACTGAACATGGAGGAAGATGATGTGATCCGAGTCTACCAGGAACAAGTAGAGGATCACGCAAGGATTTAG